One Pichia kudriavzevii chromosome 3, complete sequence genomic window carries:
- a CDS encoding uncharacterized protein (PKUD0C10290; Pfam Domains: Zn_clus(3.5e-08)), protein MSAVNTGSVGGVKKQNRPSMVCSNCRRRKIKCDKKMPCTRCKISKIEDTCSYGLPLTASNSTDTRYSDESTYSYDGSPRYVENARHSSKLFNQKTNELKMPLFSKAEGKSIEYHSPLTLEAMFGSNTKYTKFKSMVPSMFTDKSIDEKSSKVRQAAKQELIALSGEYSKEEIDSCIRKFFLPNMNAINERLAEYERQIKNGSLMSFIPLQRSFDHLNEMIIPDPLIPGEFIYNEPGELEHYNTFGIVAATLRMISIVVEFDDSLHFHYNYNLSVDTMSHFSLKIASFTDYKNKPTFQSLIILLINRMCHFVLDLSGNDSNNSVYSIIIVEMIFRLGIHIRVDHMYGYSEEEVRAVWNVIQFIDSYTSVLTGEPLKIDHSICVPRLYDFWEPVILFFRKLSITFMSVNPISLNQLICLADSASCLLTTFKPFEEILNNEDSGPAKFGFTVIVKSEFITVSQILLLNIRLSLDDVDKISNDISERDRELVEEIKLKCECQLFYLLTITFKLIKKIVNGEFTHAEQSSRLTVVMRSLFSFFMQVGNRLIFYHLAVFSKTHFQAADSIPPPDKDDDNEIMPGSFDDISIEDAEKCIGMELDQISSNDMHFKRMMKLKTSLVCLSDFLNEFYVSVSNKSPLLLVGNFSIHFKFLLLICTILKNIHEHKKEQLRMNPSYTLTKKEWSKIINKTMTTLGNQNQRIDDVIEDECSASRSMFSDFNILDSEDLRNQFLLDDDLDGGIGESSIYHFFLD, encoded by the coding sequence ATGTCAGCAGTCAACACAGGCAGTGTTGGAGGCGTTAAGAAGCAGAATCGTCCGTCAATGGTGTGTTCCAACTGCCGGCGTcgaaaaatcaaatgtgATAAAAAAATGCCATGCACCAGATGTAAGATATCCAAGATAGAGGACACATGTTCATACGGATTGCCGCTTACCGCTTCAAATAGCACAGATACTAGGTACAGTGACGAATCAACATATTCTTATGACGGCTCGCCTCGGTACGTAGAAAATGCCCGGCACTCAAGTAAATTATTTAACCAAAAAACTAACGAACTAAAAATGCCACTGTTTAGCAAAGCTGAAGgtaaatcaattgaatatcATTCACCATTGACTTTGGAGGCAATGTTTGGGAGCAATACGAAATAtacaaaattcaaatcaatgGTACCGTCGATGTTTACAGACAAGAGTATCGACGAAAAGTCGTCTAAAGTTAGACAAGCTGCGAAACAGGAACTAATTGCACTCAGCGGAGAATATtcaaaggaagaaattgattcaTGTATACGTAAGTTTTTCTTGCCCAATATGAACGCAATCAATGAAAGGCTAGCAGAATATGAAAGACAAATAAAGAATGGGTCATTGATGTCGTTTATACCACTTCAACGATCATTCGATCACCTAAACGAAATGATAATACCTGATCCATTGATTCCAGGAGAGTTCATTTATAACGAGCCAGGAGAATTGGAACATTATAATACATTTGGTATAGTTGCTGCAACTCTGAGgatgatttcaattgtggttgaatttgatgatagCTTACACTTTCATTATAATTACAATTTATCGGTTGATACAATGTCtcatttttccttgaaaataGCGTCTTTCACAGACTATAAAAATAAACCGACATTCCAATCATTAATAATTCTATTGATCAATAGAATGTGTCATTTCGTACTTGATTTGAGTGGTAATGACTCCAATAATTCAGTATATTCAATTATAATTGTTGAGATGATTTTCAGGTTGGGCATTCATATTAGGGTTGACCATATGTATGGCTattctgaagaagaagttagGGCAGTTTGGAATGttattcaatttattgacTCATATACCTCGGTGTTGACAGGAGAGCCATTGAAAATAGACCACAGTATTTGTGTACCTAGATTATACGATTTTTGGGAGCCTGTGatcctttttttcagaaaacTTTCGATAACCTTTATGTCAGTTAATCCAATCTCACTTAACCAGCTAATATGCTTGGCCGATTCTGCATCTTGTCTGTTGACAACATTCAAGCCATTTGAGGAGATCTTGAACAATGAGGACTCGGGACCAGCAAAATTTGGATTCACTGTTATAGTGAAGTCTGAATTCATCACAGTATCTCAAATTTTGCTTTTAAATATAAGGCTATCATTAGATGATGTAGATAAGATATCAAATGATATTAGTGAAAGGGATCGTGAACTAGTTGAAGAGATCAAACTGAAATGCGAATGCCAATTATTTTATCTATTGACAATCACTTTTAAGTTAATCAAAAAGATAGTAAATGGTGAATTCACACATGCTGAACAAAGTTCCAGGTTAACTGTTGTGATGAGgtcattattttcatttttcatgCAAGTTGGGAATAGACTGatattttatcatttgGCTGTTTTTAGTAAAACACATTTTCAGGCAGCCGATAGCATACCACCGCCGGACAAGGACGATGATAACGAGATTATGCCTGGAAGTTTTGATGATATAAGTATTGAAGATGCTGAAAAATGTATTGGAATGGAGTTGGATCAAATCTCCAGTAATGATATGCACTTTAAGCGtatgatgaagttgaaaaccTCACTGGTCTGCCTGTCTGATTTCCTCAATGAATTTTACGTATCTGTATCGAACAAGTCACCTCTACTACTCGTCGGTAATTTTAGTATCCATTTTAAgtttttgttattgatatGTACgatcttgaaaaacatCCATGAACACAAGAAGGAGCAGTTAAGAATGAACCCATCATATACGTTAACCAAAAAGGAATGGTCAAAGATAATCAACAAAACCATGACCACTTTGGGTaaccaaaaccaaaggaTAGATGATgtcattgaagatgaatGTTCAGCATCAAGATCCATGTTTAGCGACTTTAACATTCTGGATTCTGAAGATCTCCGCAACCAGTTTCTGCTTGATGATGACTTGGATGGGGGCATCGGAGAGTCTAGTATTTACCATTTCTTTCTGGACTGA
- a CDS encoding uncharacterized protein (PKUD0C10300; similar to Saccharomyces cerevisiae YKR072C (SIS2) and YOR054C (VHS3); ancestral locus Anc_5.655), which produces MGGNSQQGDKSTAGKGQVNKESLGSSSVLAISNLRCPSPPPILQHNRSVKNVDDVRSVLNESDSRERPKNGGSTSTDYLVGKTLDRVDSTISDINIGGANNINSSNNNFNNLIASLSSQSSDIGGLDVEENPSISKVLDTHSNFNDAAAAKAVTAAMAAQMAREKLQNDHINSKGETVHLQQPSQHQHQRTPSMHAHFYLDDTLRHPSSAPRSRSGSASQSDVILKPSFETSMNISGSNSPSLIVQAGASNLNDVKTSSRNGSVCVQLPTSPPGHGMGANGSIVSVPQICLSGGITPAMVASRLQHDDGKLHVLFGACGSVSIKKTKLIINKLDDIYKNKISIQLILTGSACNFISKGEFSSNIHIWKDVDEWSSWNIRTDPVLHIELRKWADILIIAPLTANTLSKIALGLCDNLLTNVVRAWNTQYPILLAPAMVSFAYTSVITKRHSKVIREHMPWIEILKPTEKVMSSYGEIGMGGMMDWNEIVVKIVEKLGGYPEEEDEDEDEDEGCEDEDDNDVTNENDDDDDDDDDDDDDDDDDDDDDDDDDDDDDENNDENNDENNDENNDENNDENNNGEEDNDNENKIIKESHHGNPSLPSSVTSPES; this is translated from the coding sequence ATGGGAGGTAATTCACAGCAAGGAGACAAAAGTACCGCAGGGAAAGGTCAAGTTAACAAGGAATCTTTGGGTTCGTCTAGTGTTTTAGCCATTTCGAACCTAAGGTGCCCTTCGCCGCCACCTATTTTGCAGCATAATAGAAGTGTCAAGAATGTCGATGATGTGAGATCTGTTCTGAATGAAAGTGATAGTAGGGAAAGGCCCAAAAACGGTGGTTCCACTAGTACGGATTACTTAGTCGGTAAGACCTTGGATAGGGTAGATAGTACAATTTCAGACATAAATATAGGTGGTGCTAATAATATCAACTCTAGCAataacaatttcaataacttAATTGCGTCTCTGTCATCGCAGTCAAGTGATATTGGCGGCTTAGATGTAGAAGAAAACCCTTCCATATCCAAGGTTTTAGACACGCATTCAAACTTTAATGACGCAGCTGCTGCTAAGGCAGTCACTGCTGCTATGGCAGCACAAATGGCTAGAGAAAAGTTACAAAACGACCATATTAATTCAAAGGGAGAAACTGTGCATTTACAACAACCTTCACAGCATCAGCACCAAAGAACTCCTTCGATGCATGCCCACTTTTATCTTGATGATACACTGAGACATCCTTCAAGTGCTCCTAGATCTAGAAGCGGTTCAGCAAGCCAAAGCGATGTGATTCTCAAGCCCTCGTTTGAGACATCTATGAATATTTCCGGCAGCAACTCGCCGAGTCTGATAGTTCAGGCCGGTGCATCTAATCTCAATGATGTTAAGACAAGCTCGAGAAATGGTAGTGTGTGTGTGCAACTCCCGACCTCTCCTCCTGGACACGGAATGGGTGCCAATGGTTCTATTGTGTCAGTGCCTCAAATATGCTTGTCCGGTGGTATAACGCCAGCGATGGTTGCTAGTAGGCTCCAACACGATGACGGTAAATTGCATGTCTTATTTGGTGCCTGCGGTTCTGTGTCGATTAAGAAGACCAAGTTAATAATAAACAAGCTAGACGATATTTACAAAAATAAGATATCAATTCAATTGATATTAACTGGTTCCGCTTGTAACTTTATCTCCAAAGGagaattttcttcaaatattcatATTTGGaaagatgttgatgaatgGAGTTCTTGGAATATCAGGACAGATCCTGTGTTGCATATAGAGCTAAGAAAATGGGCAGATATTTTAATTATTGCCCCTCTAACGGCAAATACTTTGAGTAAAATTGCATTAGGGTTGTGTGATAATTTGTTAACTAATGTTGTTAGAGCGTGGAATACACAGTATCCGATACTTTTAGCACCTGCAATGGTTTCTTTTGCGTACACTTCCGTTATAACGAAGAGGCATTCTAAGGTAATCCGTGAACATATGCCATGGATCGAAATTTTGAAACCTACAGAAAAGGTGATGAGCAGCTACGGTGAAATAGGCATGGGTGGAATGATGGATTGGAATGAAATTGTAGTGAAAATCGTTGAAAAACTTGGCGGGTATCCagaagaggaggatgaggatgaagacgaagacGAAGGTTGtgaagatgaggatgataatgatgttacaaacgaaaatgatgatgatgatgacgatgatgacgatgatgatgatgatgatgatgatgatgatgatgatgatgatgatgatgatgatgatgatgatgaaaacaatgatgaaaacaatgatgaaaacaatgatgaaaacaatgatgaaaacaatgatgaaaacaataatggtgaagaagacaatgataacgaaaataaaatcatcaagGAGAGTCATCATGGAAACCCGTCCCTTCCATCGTCGGTTACATCTCCAGAATCATAG
- a CDS encoding uncharacterized protein (PKUD0C10310) has translation MLLRPFYTKQSNFTEHVDFEKIAQLTKKLLIQPYDVRKHTLCNLNIRELLGLLMSLCKDIPNEDFYPPSTLDPSVSGLWEEVVAILNKFPCVKLVDIYSFASSSSSSYFENKEIPLETRKNEKYELAIDSSEYDFLLEYLLDCKYNQIKIPLIEVGTKKFTKISEVLENHCEGLQIQNDYLSVIKDSENLRAKLKKLYLHDYEHFETVTKLKCETLIVVGNEVDAFSLSTLVNMNENLKQLSFRGRLYSYIPLDINPNIKVSYGMLVFDTISESQLEKLGNLDCIEDLYMNFIIDSTLSLEWLKHCTKLKRLYFSLNFDTRLDQMLSESQFVSLRELTLRRCRPLMQGIGEDSTKFLPIAPKLEKLVLIDCDVDVVLLNRLIGPSLFELSLIDCTIRYNSFLKLPPRIKKLTLINHDVESVKDLMFLSYRSETKIPYKRRSCMLNVNDKLMTIKIPNNRELYLIKMDEYYDVIEINDEVNSKEEIINAVDTGYLSIPANSNLQLTIYPHFNSISLEFLKSLCEIFTIDRIKIELYSYTNDFKDFRDVDGELRKKLTIFKYDISQIQDVLKKLLVCNATAGEESRFLFPYISLERELTQVQDPRKNSDVEFESSTCLVPQPRAKTLCSTIERSPLVPFKRSSGSITATTTTTTTPTPTPQTSWASVNTATSTNSAVPQVKRARQVGC, from the coding sequence ATGCTGTTGCGTCCTTTCTACACAAAACAAAGCAATTTCACCGAACACGTggattttgagaaaattgcaCAATTGACGAAGAAGCTGCTCATTCAGCCATATGACGTACGTAAACACACACTATGCAATCTAAATATTAGAGAATTGTTAGGTCTTTTGATGAGCTTGTGCAAAGATATACCAAATGAAGATTTCTACCCTCCTAGTACATTAGATCCTTCTGTTTCTGGGTTATGGGAAGAAGTAGTTGctattttgaacaaattcCCGTGCGTAAaacttgttgatatttACTCAtttgcatcatcatcatcatcatcatattTTGAGAACAAAGAGATTCCTTTGGAAACGagaaagaatgaaaaatatgaattGGCCATAGATTCTTCAGAGTATGATTTTCTTCTCGAGTATTTACTTGATTGTAAGTAcaaccaaataaaaattcCATTAATCGAAGTTGGAACCAAAAAATTTACTAAAATCTCTGAGGTATTAGAGAATCACTGTGAAGGGCTACAAATTCAGAATGACTATTTATCAGTTATTAAAGATTCAGAAAACCTTAGGGCTAAGCTAAAGAAGCTGTACCTCCATGATTACGAACACTTTGAAACGGTCACAAAACTTAAGTGTGAAACTTTGATTGTTGTTGGTAACGAAGTAGATGCCTTCAGCTTATCAACACTAGTTAACATGAATGAAAATCTAAAACAACTCTCTTTTAGGGGAAGGCTTTATTCTTACATCCCATTGGATATAAATCCCAATATAAAAGTTTCTTATGGAATGCTAGTATTTGACACAATAAGTGAATCGCAACTGGAAAAATTAGGAAATCTTGACTGCATAGAGGACTTATATATGAATTTCATTATTGATAGTACCTTATCTCTTGAGTGGTTAAAACACTGTACGAAGTTGAAGAGGCTATATTTTTCGTTGAATTTTGATACCAGGCTTGATCAAATGTTATCTGAGTCACAGTTTGTTAGTCTAAGAGAACTTACACTGAGACGCTGTCGACCATTAATGCAGGGAATAGGAGAAGATTCCACTAAATTTCTACCAATAGCTCCAAAATTAGAAAAGTTGGTTTTAATTGACtgtgatgttgatgttgtatTACTCAACAGACTCATCGGCCCTTCACTTTTCGAACTATCCTTGATCGACTGTACCATTAGGTACAATTCTTTTCTAAAACTTCCTCCAAGAATAAAAAAGTTGACGCTTATCAATCACGATGTGGAAAGTGTAAAAGATTTGATGTTCTTGTCATACCGCAGTGAGACAAAAATACCATATAAACGCAGAAGCTGCATGCTGAATGTCAATGATAAGCTCATGACTAtcaaaataccaaataATCGTGAACTTTATTTAATAAAAATGGATGAATATTACGATGTTATTGAGATAAATGATGAAGTTAATTCTAAAGAGGAAATTATAAATGCTGTTGATACCGGCTATCTTAGTATACCTGCTAATTCAAACCTTCAACTAACAATATATCCACATTTCAACTCCATCAGTCTcgaatttctcaaatcgTTGTGTGAGATTTTCACCATTGACCGTATCAAAATAGAATTATACTCATACActaatgatttcaaagattttcGAGACGTTGATGGTGAGTTGCGAAAGAAGCttaccattttcaagtaCGACATATCCCAGATTCAAGAcgttttgaagaagcttCTAGTGTGCAACGCAACAGCTGGAGAGGAATCCCGTTTCCTTTTTCCGTATATCTCCTTAGAAAGAGAACTAACCCAGGTACAAGACccaagaaaaaattctGACGTTGAATTTGAGTCTAGTACCTGCTTAGTTCCACAACCAAGAGCAAAAACTCTTTGTTCGACTATAGAAAGATCGCCATTGGTACCTTTCAAAAGATCATCTGGATCCATCACAGCgaccaccaccaccaccacaacaccaacaccaacaccacAGACAAGTTGGGCCTCTGTTAATACCGCCACTAGCACTAATTCAGCGGTTCCACAGGTAAAACGTGCCAGGCAGGTAGGATGCTAG
- a CDS encoding uncharacterized protein (PKUD0C10320; similar to Saccharomyces cerevisiae YDR272W (GLO2) and YOR040W (GLO4); ancestral locus Anc_5.637) — MQNNFQKVAGLIRKSIFNCRTIQRRKMHVKYLPMRWKCGDNYCYILTDDKSQTSWIIDPAFPDDIVDYLTKENKTEVTSIVNTHHHHDHSGGNRFLLHKIFKNIPVIAGKDSPEVSYTPSDGEIIQLGENIEITAIHTPCHTQDSICYYAVDKVTHEKCVFTGDTLFTSGCGRFFEGDAKQMNHSLQKLMALPDDTVVYPGHEYTASNVRFSKSVFGANNEALNKLEEFASKHEFTTGKFTIGDEKKFNPFVRLDDPEVIRSTGLKDPTDIMDRLRAMKNNF, encoded by the coding sequence ATGCAAAATAACTTCCAAAAAGTAGCCGGTCTAATCAGAAAGAGCATATTCAATTGCAGAACTAtccaaaggagaaaaatGCACGTGAAGTATCTGCCTATGAGATGGAAATGTGGTGATAACTACTGCTACATATTAACAGATGATAAGTCACAGACTTCCTGGATTATTGATCCTGCCTTTCCGGATGATATTGTAGACTATTTAACAAAAGAGAACAAGACCGAGGTGACATCAATTGTAAATAcacatcatcatcatgaTCACTCTGGCGGTAATCGATTCCTTCTGCATaagattttcaagaatatTCCTGTCATTGCCGGCAAAGACTCTCCAGAGGTATCGTACACCCCATCTGACGGGGAGATCATTCAATTGggagaaaatattgaaatcacGGCAATCCATACACCTTGTCACACACAGGATTCGATTTGCTACTATGCTGTGGATAAAGTCACGCATGAAAAGTGTGTCTTTACTGGTGATACCCTATTTACATCCGGTTGCGGTCGATTTTTTGAAGGTGACGCTAAGCAAATGAACCACAGCTTGCAGAAATTGATGGCATTGCCTGACGATACGGTAGTTTATCCTGGTCACGAATACACTGCTAGTAATGTTAGGTTCTCTAAATCTGTGTTCGGTGCCAATAATGAAGCATTGAATAAGCTAGAAGAGTTTGCTTCGAAACATGAGTTCACAACGGGAAAATTTACTATTGGTGATGAGAAGAAGTTCAATCCATTTGTGAGACTTGACGATCCAGAGGTGATCCGTTCTACGGGTTTGAAAGATCCTACTGACATTATGGATCGGTTAAGAGCCATGAAGAATAATTTCTAG
- a CDS encoding uncharacterized protein (PKUD0C10330; similar to Saccharomyces cerevisiae YDR173C (ARG82); ancestral locus Anc_8.371) has translation MTFTPLSIKAAGHDGPMQNDDGSLFIKPANDQEIQFYNETQNKSLELGDDVPYGSSLADWMPQYIGVLYPGASNDLIEETNGTIDEKLLTKATNTLEIEGENKKYLILGNVLHGFSQPSVLDIKLGSILYDEGAKPEKVERMKKVSRTTTSGTLKFRIAGMMIPDSFHEKLPLTNLGFNIAEVCSSTYKNGYLTFDKYFGRRLTKETVDEGLKLFFRYNKLPETVQNIIIRNFHSRLQLLYNCLLDEEVRVVSGSLFFVFENDISRWEKAGFEDPVIVAPTISEDEEEDEEEYENRDGSLKEGTNSPLSCLKFIDFAHARYTPNEGYDEEVVSGIENLFSIIEKI, from the coding sequence ATGACATTTACTCCGCTGAGCATTAAAGCAGCAGGGCATGATGGACCCATGCAAAATGACGATGGCTCCTTATTTATCAAACCAGCAAACGATCAAGAAATACAGTTTTACAATGAAACTCAGAATAAATCCCTTGAACTAGGGGATGACGTTCCATACGGAAGCTCCCTGGCAGATTGGATGCCCCAGTATATTGGCGTTCTATATCCCGGTGCTTCAAATGATTTAATTGAAGAGACCAATGGaacaattgatgaaaagttGTTGACGAAAGCCACCAATACATTGGAAATTGAgggagaaaataaaaagtaTCTTATATTAGGTAATGTCCTGCACGGTTTCTCCCAACCAAGTGTTTTGGATATAAAGCTAGGATCAATTTTATATGATGAAGGTGCAAAACCCGAGAAAGTCGAACGTATGAAGAAAGTTTCTAGAACTACTACAAGTGGTACTTTAAAATTCCGGATCGCAGGAATGATGATCCCTGATTCCTTTCACGAGAAACTTCCACTCACAAATTTAGGGTTTAATATAGCGGAAGTCTGTAGCTCTACATACAAGAATGGGTACTTGACTTTTGACAAGTACTTTGGCAGAAGGTTAACCAAGGAAACGGTAGACGAAGGACTCAAGCTATTTTTTCGATACAACAAACTCCCAGAAACAGTGCAAAATATAATAATTAGAAACTTCCACTCACGTCTACAATTACTTTACAATTGTTTGttggatgaagaagttcGGGTAGTGTCAGGCTCGttgttttttgtatttgagAATGATATTAGCAGATGGGAAAAAGCTGGTTTTGAGGATCCAGTGATAGTAGCTCCTACAATTTCAGAggatgaggaagaagatgaggaagaatatgaaaacAGAGACGGGTCCTTGAAAGAAGGAACCAATTCCCCATTAAGTTGTTTAAAGTTTATAGATTTTGCGCATGCAAGGTACACACCCAATGAAGGATACGATGAAGAGGTTGTCTCTGGTATAGAAAACCTTTTTTCTATTATAGAGAAGATATAA
- a CDS encoding uncharacterized protein (PKUD0C10340; similar to Saccharomyces cerevisiae YOR056C (NOB1); ancestral locus Anc_5.656), translated as MVENRLKSNVKSLVLDAGPLITQPASQLQLLAETFYTTPGVYNELKDESVRNQLIIWGNKLQVRHPKKDAIQAVVDFARLTGDSTVLSQNDLHIIALAYEIDTDLNNGIPRFRKFPGEIREEDAKRIAEERKKWEERRLKESEAQKINEVESNQIVEDVKQVDDDGFEVVVNKKKTRKQIKEEQKARAAEEELALKCKEEELARGEDKELLADFPGQLTSEANDDNLEEEYSNDDDDGEWITPDNLGATMAKDDLVQTVEADTPETAQINCALATGDFAAQNVALQMGMNLMNTMSGLQIKRVRNYMLRCHACFTLIPIPRDNTPKHFCPSCGGATLRRIPVSVNSYTGKITPHLAKNFQWRTRGNVFSVASPLSKSTAKKYGNKGFQHGKTSKMDGNFFSEDQHEYQQAIKDAKWQQRQNEKSLEDFIGGGSADNCISPFFTGANVKPVNVKVGKGRFANQARKKR; from the coding sequence ATGGTTGAAAATAGATTAAAAAGCAATGTAAAGAGCTTGGTTCTGGATGCTGGGCCTTTGATCACCCAGCCAGCTTCTCAGTTACAATTGTTAGCTGAAACATTTTATACTACACCAGGTGTGTATAACGAATTAAAGGATGAATCTGTTAGAAATCAACTGATTATTTGGGGTAATAAATTGCAGGTTAGACATCCAAAGAAGGATGCCATTCAAGCAGTCGTTGATTTTGCACGATTGACAGGTGACTCTACTGTTTTGTCACAGAACGATTTGCATATTATTGCGTTGGCCTATGAAATTGACACCGACCTTAACAACGGAATTCCAAGGTTCAGAAAATTTCCAGGAGAGATAAGGGAAGAAGATGCCAAGAGGATAGCggaagaaagaaagaaatgggAGGAAAGAAGATTGAAAGAATCAGAAGCGCAAAAAATTAACGAAGTTGAAAGTAACCAAATTGTAGAAGATGTAAAACAGgtggatgatgatggttttgaagttgttgtaaacaagaagaagacgagAAAGCAAATTAAAGAGGAGCAAAAGGCAAGGGCAGCTGAAGAAGAGCTAGCGTTAAAATGTAAAGAGGAAGAATTAGCAAGAGGTGAAGATAAGGAATTACTAGCAGATTTTCCTGGACAATTAACATCCGAAGCGAACGATGATAACTTAGAGGAAGAGTATAGcaacgatgatgatgatggagAATGGATCACGCCTGATAACTTGGGTGCAACCATGGCTAAGGATGATCTTGTTCAAACAGTTGAAGCCGATACCCCAGAAACAGCGCAGATTAATTGTGCACTTGCAACAGGTGATTTTGCTGCTCAAAATGTTGCGTTACAGATGGGCATGAACCTAATGAATACAATGTCTGGATTGCAAATTAAAAGAGTCAGAAACTATATGTTGCGTTGCCACGCTTGTTTCACCTTAATTCCAATCCCAAGGGATAATACCCCTAAACATTTCTGCCCAAGTTGTGGTGGTGCAACGTTACGTCGTATTCCAGTGTCTGTCAATTCTTATACAGGTAAGATTACACCACATCTAGCTAAGAATTTCCAATGGCGTACCAGAGGAAATGTTTTCTCTGTTGCTTCGCCGTTATCGAAAAGCACAGCCAAGAAGTATGGCAACAAAGGATTCCAGCACGGTAAAACTTCCAAAATGGATGGTAACTTTTTCTCTGAAGACCAACATGAATATCAACAAGCGATTAAAGATGCCAAATGGCAACAACGCCAAAACGAAAAATCCTTGGAAGATTTCATAGGTGGTGGTTCTGCTGATAATTGTATATCTCCGTTTTTCACTGGTGCAAACGTGAAGCCAGTGAATGTCAAAGTTGGAAAGGGCAGATTTGCTAATCAGGCTAGAAAGAAACGTTGA
- a CDS encoding uncharacterized protein (PKUD0C10350; similar to Saccharomyces cerevisiae YOR057W (SGT1); ancestral locus Anc_5.657) produces the protein MAISDSISIIEKHLEQGKLAEAESELSKILDNNDQPSFKVLILESQLLLRKQEYLKCSDVTIKALRLAYSNGKREQISESLKILSMLNFRKKDYENAFKYIVYAISYDDSAKSEIQMLKGVIENKYRKKIAPGDTQLGEKEREILKMPLTKVLDLLSPSCSSNLATSSITTLHESEEGQQQQQKKNKAILNPVGKQDVRFDWFDSGSTVEISIYVKRINENTVKTNITPTSLDLSFTDSENKSYHFQIPQLYDSINVNETSYKVYGTKLALNLVKNSKKLWTDIKRLEGEQDTELSLFPKDELSDQTKSVAYPTSSSKKIDWSKFEVDDDEDAEGDGPDAFFKKLYEGADENARRAMMKSFIESNGTTLSTDWGEVGNKTIEPYKDGSDLDN, from the coding sequence ATGGCCATTTCAGactcaatttcaataatagaGAAACATCTTGAACAAGGTAAACTTGCAGAGGCAGAATCTGAATTATCAAAGATTCTGGATAATAACGATCAGCCATCATTCAAAGTTCTTATTCTGGAATCACAGTTGTTATTAAGGAAACAGGAGTATTTAAAATGTTCAGATGTTACTATAAAAGCATTAAGATTAGCTTACTCCAATGGGAAGAGGGAACAAATTTCggaaagtttgaaaattctGTCGATGTTGAATTTCAGAAAAAAGGATTATGAAAACGCATTTAAATATATAGTTTATGCCATATCATACGATGATAGTGCAAAATCAGAGATACAGATGTTAAAGGGTGTGATTGAAAACAAGTATAGGAAGAAAATTGCACCTGGTGATACACAGTTAGGCGAAAAAGAGAGGGAGATTTTAAAAATGCCGCTCACAAAAGTGCTAGATCTGTTGTCCCCTTCGTGCTCATCAAATCTTGCTACCTCTTCCATTACAACTCTTCATGAGTCAGAAGAAGgacagcaacaacaacaaaaaaagaataaagcGATATTAAACCCAGTTGGGAAACAAGACGTTAGATTTGATTGGTTTGATTCAGGGAGTACTGTGGAAATATCTATATATGTCAAACGAATTAACGAAAACACTGTTAAGACCAACATAACCCCAACTTCACTTGATTTATCCTTCACAGATTCTGAAAATAAGAGCTACCATTTTCAGATACCGCAGTTATATGATAGCATAAATGTTAATGAGACAAGCTATAAAGTATATGGCACAAAGCTTGCCTTAAACTTGGTtaaaaattccaaaaaattATGGACTGATATTAAAAGGCTTGAGGGAGAACAAGATACCGAACTAAGCCTATTTCCGAAGGATGAACTTTCCGATCAAACTAAAAGTGTGGCCTATCCAACCTCGTcctcaaaaaaaattgactGGTCGAAATTTGAGGTTGACGATGACGAAGATGCGGAGGGTGATGGGCCTGATGCATTCTTTAAGAAGCTATATGAGGGAGCTGATGAAAATGCGAGAAGGGCAATGATGAAGAGCTTTATTGAAAGTAACGGCACTACATTAAGTACGGACTGGGGGGAGGTTGGTAATAAAACCATTGAACCTTACAAAGATGGTAGCGATCTTGATAATTAA